In a genomic window of Streptomyces pristinaespiralis:
- a CDS encoding PP2C family protein-serine/threonine phosphatase encodes MDPDPGGVASGSQVSALLEDSAEDLYENAPCGYLSTLLDGRIAKINRTLLDWLGHRREDLVGRKRFADLLTVGGKLYHETHFAPLLRLQGEVSGIALELKAADGGRLPVLVTSAVKRDSDGRPLLIRTTVFDARDRRAYETELLRARQEADRERERLQRLATTLQRTLLPPALENVPGLDVAAHYHIASVDEVGGDFYDLFPLSAGTWGLFLGDVRGKGATAAAITSLARYTLRAAAVYHPDPAAVLDNLNTVLNHEYQADDPNFCTVVFGLLTPADRGGFDITLASGGHPPALLMRADAGVDYVHTPGGQLIGVLPDADIATATLHLGPGDTLLLYTDGLTEARTTMAGERYGDEALLDLARSLAPTTATATIAALRDLLDNLGTGVDDDTALLAITVPRPGDEQGPQRG; translated from the coding sequence TTGGACCCGGACCCCGGCGGCGTGGCGAGCGGCAGCCAGGTCTCCGCGCTGCTCGAGGACAGCGCGGAGGACCTGTACGAGAACGCGCCGTGCGGCTACCTCTCCACCCTCCTCGACGGGCGGATCGCCAAGATCAACCGCACCCTGCTGGACTGGCTCGGTCACCGGCGCGAGGACCTGGTGGGCCGCAAGCGGTTCGCCGACCTGCTCACCGTCGGCGGGAAGCTCTACCACGAGACCCACTTCGCGCCGCTCCTGCGACTCCAGGGAGAGGTCAGTGGTATCGCGCTGGAGCTGAAGGCCGCCGACGGCGGCCGGCTGCCGGTCCTGGTCACCTCCGCCGTCAAGAGGGACAGCGACGGCCGGCCCCTGCTGATCCGCACCACCGTCTTCGACGCCCGTGACCGCCGCGCGTACGAGACGGAACTGCTCCGCGCCCGGCAGGAAGCAGACCGGGAACGGGAACGCCTCCAGCGCCTGGCCACCACACTCCAGCGGACGCTGCTGCCGCCCGCGCTGGAGAACGTCCCCGGCCTGGATGTCGCCGCGCACTACCACATCGCCTCGGTCGACGAGGTCGGCGGCGACTTCTACGACCTGTTCCCCCTGAGCGCGGGCACGTGGGGACTGTTCCTCGGCGATGTGCGCGGCAAGGGTGCCACTGCGGCGGCCATCACCTCGCTGGCCCGCTACACCCTGCGGGCCGCCGCCGTCTACCACCCCGACCCGGCCGCCGTGCTCGACAACCTCAACACCGTGCTGAACCACGAGTACCAGGCCGATGACCCGAACTTCTGCACCGTCGTCTTCGGCCTGCTCACCCCCGCCGACCGCGGCGGCTTCGACATCACCCTCGCCAGCGGCGGGCACCCGCCCGCGCTGCTGATGCGCGCCGACGCCGGCGTCGACTACGTGCACACCCCCGGCGGGCAGCTGATCGGTGTCCTTCCCGACGCCGACATCGCCACCGCCACCCTCCACCTGGGCCCCGGCGACACGCTGCTGCTCTACACCGACGGCCTCACCGAGGCCCGGACCACCATGGCCGGCGAACGCTACGGCGACGAGGCACTCCTGGACCTCGCCCGGTCCCTGGCCCCGACGACGGCCACGGCCACCATCGCGGCGCTGAGGGACCTCCTCGACAACCTCGGCACCGGAGTGGACGACGACACCGCCCTCCTCGCCATCACCGTCCCCCGCCCGGGTGATGAACAAGGCCCGCAACGCGGCTGA
- a CDS encoding FkbM family methyltransferase has translation MTTLAAAVASRLPTRWVGSAACALYPRFEPELSRLADFCPRGGTAIDIGGWYGPWSRRLAARCERVVTLEPVPHLARHLRSTLPGNARVVQAAAGDREGTARLWLPAGDRGDRGVSSLARREIHSHSVDVRTVTVDSLGLHGVRFVKVDVDGEELAALLGASGLLRRDRPALLVELETRIRPIAPVVALLTGQGYRGWVLAARSWMPLADFDLAGHQSRTEHLVHRGLLRRALIPRDGRYINSVLFLPDGRVPGGTAAP, from the coding sequence GTGACCACGCTTGCGGCAGCGGTCGCCTCCCGCCTGCCCACCCGCTGGGTCGGCTCCGCGGCCTGCGCCCTGTATCCGCGCTTCGAACCGGAACTGAGTCGGCTGGCCGACTTCTGCCCGCGAGGAGGCACGGCGATCGACATCGGCGGCTGGTACGGCCCCTGGTCCCGCCGGCTCGCCGCCCGCTGCGAGCGGGTCGTGACCCTGGAACCCGTGCCCCACCTGGCCCGGCACCTCCGGTCGACGCTGCCCGGCAACGCCCGCGTCGTACAGGCGGCCGCCGGGGACCGTGAGGGCACCGCCCGGCTGTGGCTGCCGGCGGGCGACCGCGGGGACCGGGGGGTCTCCTCGCTCGCCCGCCGGGAGATCCACTCACACAGCGTGGACGTGCGGACGGTCACGGTCGACAGCCTCGGGCTGCACGGCGTGCGCTTCGTGAAGGTGGACGTGGACGGCGAGGAACTGGCGGCGCTGCTCGGGGCTTCCGGCCTGCTCCGGAGGGACCGCCCGGCGCTCCTCGTCGAGCTCGAGACCCGTATCCGCCCCATCGCCCCGGTGGTCGCCCTGCTGACCGGCCAGGGCTACCGGGGCTGGGTCCTGGCCGCCCGCTCGTGGATGCCGCTGGCCGACTTCGACCTGGCCGGCCACCAGTCCAGGACGGAGCACCTGGTGCACCGGGGCCTGCTGCGCAGGGCCCTGATCCCGAGGGACGGCCGGTACATCAATTCGGTGCTCTTCCTGCCGGACGGACGCGTCCCCGGCGGCACGGCGGCGCCCTAG
- a CDS encoding condensation protein codes for MATVERPTSPDAAYPDLPRVPFPVVDEVARHCAQDTEPNTVHIEIHLPGAIEPDRLRSAFGEALCRYPRALMRERARGPLARRYEWELTRRPDTEVVTFPPRAAGALARARDRALAEAPPLTSSPPLRLEVVEEPGRDGCVLVFTLNHTALDGPACLRLAATAAEIYSGAPAPALPPPARPAPAGRPHRAGGPTLPGRPARVAAGTPGPVPGNAMLVTELPVPRREAGASYTVNDQLMVATALTVAGWNRAHGAPRRPLRITMPVDDRSRGPEMPIGNGTRLVEVGFTATETATGTDGFDLALLLRRTAERTRALKAEPRPQLGHGAGLLTLPVLPVAARAGLTRGLRLLAAPWTSTTLLSNIGRIPYPLDFGDAGRAFAVWFSAPARMPRGLTVTTASTDGRLHLVLRWSRSLLCDDDGVRLRELFVHHLTAMEAL; via the coding sequence ATGGCGACGGTCGAACGCCCCACATCCCCCGACGCGGCGTACCCGGACCTGCCGCGGGTGCCGTTCCCGGTCGTCGACGAGGTCGCACGGCACTGCGCGCAGGACACGGAACCCAACACGGTGCACATCGAGATCCATCTCCCCGGCGCCATCGAACCGGACCGGCTGCGCTCCGCTTTCGGCGAGGCCCTGTGCCGGTATCCGCGCGCACTGATGCGGGAGCGGGCCCGCGGGCCGCTCGCACGGCGCTACGAGTGGGAGCTGACGCGCCGGCCCGACACGGAGGTGGTGACGTTCCCGCCGCGCGCGGCGGGCGCCCTCGCCCGGGCACGGGACCGCGCCCTCGCCGAGGCGCCGCCCCTGACGTCCTCGCCGCCGCTGCGGCTCGAGGTCGTCGAGGAGCCCGGCAGAGACGGCTGCGTGCTGGTGTTCACGCTCAACCACACGGCTCTCGACGGCCCCGCGTGCCTGCGGCTGGCGGCCACGGCGGCGGAGATCTACAGCGGTGCGCCGGCCCCCGCCCTGCCCCCGCCGGCCCGGCCGGCACCCGCCGGACGGCCGCACCGGGCGGGCGGCCCGACCCTGCCCGGCAGACCCGCGCGGGTCGCGGCAGGCACCCCGGGGCCGGTGCCGGGCAACGCGATGCTCGTCACCGAACTGCCCGTGCCCCGGCGGGAAGCGGGAGCTTCCTACACCGTCAACGACCAGCTGATGGTGGCCACCGCCCTGACCGTCGCCGGCTGGAACCGGGCGCACGGCGCGCCGCGCCGGCCGCTGCGCATCACCATGCCCGTTGACGACCGCAGCCGGGGACCCGAGATGCCCATCGGCAACGGCACCCGTCTGGTCGAGGTCGGCTTCACGGCCACAGAGACGGCCACAGGGACCGACGGCTTCGACCTCGCGCTGCTGCTGCGCCGCACCGCGGAACGGACCCGCGCCCTCAAGGCCGAGCCACGGCCTCAACTGGGCCACGGAGCAGGCCTGTTGACACTCCCCGTCCTGCCGGTCGCGGCGCGGGCGGGGCTCACCCGCGGCCTGCGGCTGCTGGCCGCGCCGTGGACCTCGACGACGCTGCTGAGCAACATCGGCCGCATCCCGTACCCGCTGGACTTCGGCGACGCCGGGCGGGCCTTCGCCGTGTGGTTCTCCGCGCCGGCCAGGATGCCGCGCGGGCTCACCGTCACCACCGCCTCCACGGATGGCCGGCTCCATCTGGTGCTGCGGTGGTCGCGTTCCCTGCTCTGCGACGACGACGGCGTACGGCTGCGCGAACTGTTCGTCCACCATCTGACGGCGATGGAGGCCCTGTGA
- a CDS encoding class I SAM-dependent methyltransferase — protein MTGTGSPALRDFYEDPAVPVASGDARSRRQARLLAEALGTSPGQLVVDVGCGDGSAARAAAPFLRGHRLVGVDWSHDALRRARPHLGNVVRGELDCGLPLADGCADAVLFSEVIEHLVDPDHALDELRRILRPGGHLMLSTPNLAAWYNRALLLAGVQPVFSEVSLRGIHGRPGSQVVGHLRLYTARALRSYLTAAGFHDVRITGAPFHGVPRGLRLLDRAACAVPGAASVLLAHARRG, from the coding sequence GTGACCGGCACCGGCTCACCGGCCCTGCGGGACTTCTACGAGGATCCGGCCGTCCCGGTCGCCTCGGGCGACGCCCGCAGCAGACGCCAGGCACGGCTGCTGGCCGAGGCCCTCGGCACGTCGCCGGGGCAGCTCGTCGTCGACGTGGGATGCGGCGACGGCAGCGCGGCGCGGGCTGCGGCGCCGTTCCTCCGCGGCCACCGGCTCGTCGGCGTCGACTGGTCGCACGACGCGCTGCGCCGCGCCCGCCCGCACCTCGGGAACGTGGTGCGCGGCGAACTCGACTGCGGGCTGCCGCTCGCCGACGGGTGCGCGGACGCGGTGCTGTTCAGCGAGGTCATCGAGCATCTGGTCGACCCGGACCACGCACTGGACGAACTGCGTCGGATCCTGCGGCCGGGCGGCCATCTGATGCTCTCCACGCCGAACCTCGCGGCCTGGTACAACCGCGCCCTGCTGCTGGCCGGGGTGCAGCCCGTGTTCTCCGAGGTGAGCCTGCGCGGGATCCACGGCCGGCCCGGCTCGCAGGTGGTGGGCCACCTGCGGCTGTACACGGCCCGTGCCCTGCGCTCGTACCTCACGGCCGCCGGATTCCACGACGTGCGGATCACGGGCGCGCCGTTCCACGGGGTGCCGCGCGGGCTGCGGCTGCTGGACCGGGCGGCGTGCGCGGTGCCCGGTGCGGCGTCCGTCCTCCTCGCGCACGCCCGGCGGGGGTAG
- a CDS encoding alpha/beta fold hydrolase, which yields MDVRNRNRVTETGRTDGPVVMLAHGFGCDQNLWRLVVPTLERDFRVVLFDHVGAGLSDLSAWNEERYAALDGYADDVLEICHELDPGPVVFVGHSVSATVGVLAAVREPERFSGLVLLTPSPCYIDDPATGYRGGFSAEDIDELLESLDSNYLGWSAAMASVIMGNPDRPELGEELTNSFCRTDPRIARVFARATFLSDNRDDFAEVRVPTLIAQSAEDAIAPREVGAFVHAQIDGSELVTLDATGHCPQLSAPEATAAAIASFAARAGR from the coding sequence ATGGATGTACGGAACAGGAACCGTGTCACCGAGACCGGGAGGACCGACGGTCCGGTGGTGATGCTGGCGCACGGGTTCGGGTGCGACCAGAACCTGTGGCGCCTGGTCGTCCCGACGCTGGAACGCGACTTCCGGGTCGTGCTCTTCGACCACGTGGGGGCCGGCCTGTCCGATCTGTCGGCATGGAACGAGGAGCGGTACGCGGCGCTCGACGGCTACGCCGATGACGTGCTGGAGATCTGCCACGAGCTGGATCCCGGCCCCGTGGTCTTCGTCGGACACTCGGTCAGTGCGACGGTCGGCGTACTGGCAGCGGTGCGCGAACCGGAACGCTTCTCCGGGCTGGTCCTGCTCACCCCGTCGCCCTGCTACATCGACGATCCCGCGACCGGCTACCGGGGCGGCTTCAGCGCCGAGGACATCGACGAGCTGCTGGAGTCCCTGGACTCGAACTATCTGGGCTGGTCGGCGGCGATGGCGTCGGTGATCATGGGCAACCCGGACCGCCCGGAACTGGGTGAGGAGCTGACCAACAGCTTCTGCCGCACCGACCCCAGGATCGCCCGCGTCTTCGCCCGCGCCACGTTCCTGTCCGACAACCGGGACGATTTCGCCGAGGTGCGTGTCCCGACGCTGATCGCGCAGAGCGCCGAGGACGCGATCGCCCCCCGCGAGGTGGGGGCGTTCGTGCACGCGCAGATCGACGGGAGCGAGCTGGTCACCCTCGACGCGACCGGGCACTGCCCGCAGCTCAGCGCGCCCGAGGCGACCGCAGCGGCGATCGCCTCCTTCGCCGCCCGGGCGGGCCGGTGA
- a CDS encoding Trm112 family protein, with product MDADDPLLRILACPLDKGPLTLLSEQNILYNPRLQLSYPIVDGIPQLLPSSGSRVTEDDHATYLRAAAE from the coding sequence ATGGACGCCGACGACCCGCTGCTGCGCATCCTCGCCTGCCCGCTCGACAAGGGCCCGCTGACGCTGCTCAGCGAACAGAACATCCTCTACAACCCGAGGCTCCAGCTCAGTTACCCCATCGTGGACGGCATCCCGCAGCTGCTTCCGTCCTCGGGGAGCAGGGTCACGGAGGACGACCACGCCACGTACCTGCGGGCGGCCGCCGAGTGA